In Drosophila ananassae strain 14024-0371.13 chromosome 3R, ASM1763931v2, whole genome shotgun sequence, the DNA window ATCCGCGGCTACTTGCGCGACCGCATTGTTATCCTGGTCACACATCAATTACAGTTCCTTCAAAATGTCGACCAGATCCTGGTCATGGAGAAGGGGCAGGTGAATGCTGTGGGAACGTATCAGTCTCTCCGTGGAATGGGCCTAAATTTCGCTTCCTTGCTGGCCGATCCGGAAGGGGAAGAAGTGCGGGAGGCTGATGCTCCACCAAGTGGGGAGCTAAAGAGCGAAAAGGCAGAATCATCTCCTAACCTTGCCGCGGAATCTCGCCCAAAGGAACCCGAAGCGGAGCAGATGATTACCCAGGAGCGCCAAGAAGCGGGAAGAGTCGGACTGGAACTTTACGCCAAATACTTTAGGGCCGGCGGAGGATTCTTTGCCTTCTCTCTGATAATGGGCTATTGCTTGCTCTCGCAAGTTGTGGCTTCGACGGGAGACTACTTCCTTAATTACTGGTGAGTTATTTTCCAAGGATTCAAAAGGATAAATGTATCATTGTTTTACAAATTTCAGGGTCACCAAGAGGGGCACCATAGTTCAAGCTGGAAACGACACAGTCGTGTACGGAGTTCTGGAGTCGCATATTTCTGTGTGGCTTCATGATTTGGGCTGGTCGGTGGACCCTGAAACGGTGGTCGCTTATATGTTCACCCTGATCACCATCCTGACCATTGTTGTGATAGTATCACGGTTCTTTGTGTTCTACAACGCGGCCATGAGGGCTTCCATTCGGCTGCACGAGTCCATGCTGCGGGGAGTCACTCGGGCCGCTATGTACTTTTTCCACACGAATCCGTCCGGACGAATCTTAAACCGTTTTGCCAAGGACTTGGGGCAAGTGGACGAGGAGCTACCTTCCAATATGTTGAATGTCATGCAGGTCTTTCTGGATCTAGGTGGAATAGCCTTTATCATTGCCGTTGTTAACCCAGTGTTCCTCTTTCCCACGGTTGTAATCGGAATCCTATTGTTTAAGTTGCGAGCCTTTTATTTGAAGACAGGGCAGGATCTAAAGCGCGTTGAGGCAATCAGTAAGGAATTACAATTATTTCCAAGATAATTAGTAGGTATACTACTATATTTCTCTCGTCACAGCACTTTCTCCTGTCTACTCGCATGTGAATGCCACGTTGACAGGACTTTCCACGATTCGAGCCTTCGGAGCTCAACGTCTTCTGGAGGCTCAATACGACAATTACCAGGACATGCACAGCTCCGCCTTCTATATGTTTATGAGTACATCCCGCGCCTTCGGATATTGGCTGGACTGCTTCTGTGTGATCTACATTGCCATTATTACGCTAAGCTTCTTCATATTTCCTCCGCCCAATGGTGGTGATGTGGGCCTGGCTATAACACAAGTGAGTAAACCGAATAGACCCGTATCCCAAAAatgtaattatatttatttttgcaggCAATGGGCTTGATAGGAATGGTGCAGTGGGGAATGCGTCAGTCGGCGGAGTTGGAAAACACCATGACTGCAGTGGAGCGAGTGGTCGAGTACGAGGACATTGAGCCGGAGGGTAAGCTAGAGGCACCTGCGGACAAGAAGCCACAAAAGTCATGGCCGGAGAAGGGAAATATTGTCTTTGATGAGCTCAGTCTGCGCTACGTGCCCGATCCTAAAGCGGAAAACGTCCTGAAGTCCCTCAGCTTTGAGATCAAACCTCGTGAAAAGGTGGGAATCGTGGGACGCACCGGGGCGGGCAAGTCCTCACTGATCAACGCCCTCTTCCGCCTGTCCTACAACGACGGATCCATCATCATCGACAAGAGAGACACGAACGCGATGGGCCTCCATGATCTGAGGAGCAAGATCTCCATTATTCCCCAGGAGCCGGTGCTCTTCTCCGGTAGCATGCGCTACAACCTGGATCCCTTCGAGGAGTACAGCGATGAGAAGCTGTGGCGTTCTCTGGAGGAGGTGAAGCTGAAGGAAGTGGTGGCTGATCTGCCCAGCGGACTGCAGAGCAAGATCACGGAGGGCGGCACCAATTTCAGCGTGGGTCAGAGGCAGTTGGTCTGCCTGGCCAGGGCCATTCTGCGGGAGAACCGCATCCTGGTGATGGACGAAGCCACGGCTAATGTGGACCCCCAGACGGACGGCCTCATCCAGGCCACAATCAGGAACAAGTTCAAGGAGTGCACTGTTCTCACGATAGCCCATCGCCTGCACACGATCATGGACTCTGACAAGGTGCTAGTCATGGACGCTGGACGAGTGGTGGAGTTCGGCACTCCCTACGAGCTGCTGACGGAGGCCGACTCGAAGGTGTTCCATGAAATGGTGAAGCAGACGGGGCAGGCTACTTACGACGGTCTGCTGAAGATTGCTAAGAAGGTGAGAAAAAAGGACAAAGGAACGTCCAGTTTTACTCAtcttttgaattttattttcagaCATTTGAAGAAGGAAATAATGAAAGTCGCCGCCCTTCTTCCTAAGACTATCGAAGGTCCTATAAAGTGTCTCAAGACTTCTATAAAGATTACAAATTCTTCTCATATGAAATATAGTTTAAAAAACGCGGGATTTTCAAAATCCGTGTCTGTTATCTGTTATCTGTAATCtgtaataaagaaaaaaactatttattaTCAGCATAGCTTCTTTCGCAATTGTTATAAGATGTCGGGGATTCGGTTTATCAGTCAttaaaagaattaaaatatTACCTACCATATGTAAACGAAAAATTTTTTGGTGGGTGGCAAGTTCTTCCCAAAAACTCAATGTTTCGTGCATGTCATAAAAAAACTAGAAGAGAGTCGACCATGCTGATAAAAAACTGGTTTAATCAAATACTGGTTCGGACTCAAGGGGGACCCTCAATATAGAGGGAATTCGacatgttttttaattattaatatttttaaattctatttaaatatataatattttatttattgctaCATCAGGACAGTTTTTGGTTCGCGCATTAAATTGCCTTTATTCTGGTCCTTCTTCTTGTTATTTCTTGTCTACACAATAGAAGTAATAGGTATTTCACAGTCGAAACCCTTTAATagtggcatttttttttggatgggCCAAGCAGTGATAATCAAAATTGGAGAGCAGCAGTTGCCTTTTGTACTCCTAGAAAAGCGGTCGGATTTCGTCATTCGGTTTGCTTTTAATTAGTTTTGGCTGACATACATTCATTCTTTTCAACTGTAACTTTAAAACCTCATTCATAAAGTCTACTTATTTTTATAGTTGAAGCTCTGtgattaatatttaatttagtgcCACAACAGAACAGTTTTTGTTTACGCGTGTTACGTATGTTATGTGTTCTTAGGCCTCAGATCGAATATATGTTGAGATATATATACGTATTGTTGATTAAAAATGGGGGAAAAAAGAAGTGTAATGAAAGCAGTGGTCTCGGATGATCTTCCGGAAAATCCCCGAGAATATTCCAACTTCATTTCGGCCAGCAGTTTTTTGTAAGTCtttataaatagttttaaattagtaaaataaaaatttatacaaaaaatttcagGTATACAATTCCTACTTTTATTAAAGGAAGCAAGATTACGTTGAATGTTACGGATTTGTATAAGGCTTTAAAGGAGCACAAGTCTGGTATgattaatttaatatattccaAGTCAGAAATACATCCTGGATACGCGTATTCCTTTATAAAGTAAAAAAGTAAATCTAACGTTTTAAAAGATTATTAAAGATGTCTGGAAACTCGCGCATGTAGTAATGATAAGATATGGTTTGAAAAGGGATTCCGCATAATGgttctattaaataataaaatctactaaaaatataagcttcttagaaaaatttcatatacgataatatttttattaatgttTGCTCCTCTTGTAGACAAGTTGGGCAATGAACTAGGTTCCTTATGGAGCCAGGAACTAAAAACATCCAATGGGAATCCGAGTCTTTTGAGAGTCCTTATACGGCAATTCGGAGGTTACTTCGCAGTCCTGGGATTAGCCATATTTATTGTGGAAATATTCTTTCGAGCGATGCAGCCTTATTTCCTTAAGAAGCTTATATCCTACTACAACCAAGGACCTCATACCGTGGAGGACGGATACATCTATGCCGGCGGACTGATACTGACTCTCTTCCTCCTTGCCATCAATATATATACCTGCTTGTTTGCCCTAAGACATCTAGGTATGTTTCTGGAGGtctaaatataataaaatcaaagttATAAATCATGTCATTTCCAAATGGAATTTCAGGCTTTAAGATCCGTGTGGGCCTTGGCAGCTTGGTATATAAGAAGGCTCTTCGGCTGAGCAAGACTGCCCTGGGAGACACCACGGCAGGCCATGTGGTCAATCTTATATCGAACGACCTTAGCCGTTTGACGGATGACTCCTATTATGGGCATTATTTATTGGTGGGTCCTCTACAAACCCTTCTTATCACTTATCTGATGTACACTGAGGTAAGTAATACTGTAACTCTTTATTTGTATAAACTTTTATAGGTTCTGATAACTTTTCTTAAATGTAATGAATGCTATGCAGTCGAGAGCTCCGATCCTTCGACATGATCTGTGACCAACAGTACCTCCTTTAGTGATATAAGCTGGTCATTCCGTGTTGTCCTTTGCTTTAAGCTTTGAAAACGCCCTTCTTTACTTGCGCCCCTAGCGCCatatttcgtaaggatcggccgattatATCCTTTTACTTATAAGTATTACGAAAAGTAAATGGATAAGTAATTgccatttattttaaatctgGCGCCACTGAGAGAGTATTTTTTGGTTCTACGCTATGATTTTTATGGTACTTGGTCACACTTTGTCAAAGCTAAGATATGTTTGGCGCCCACTATATCCGACCATTTTACCGGTAGTTTTAAACTTTGTACTTAGTGGATTACTAAGCTATGtaatttcttgtttttaattattttagattGGAATTGCTGCCGTATTTGGAGTTGCCTTTATGATGTTTTTCATACCCTTAAATCTTTATCTTGGAAAAAGGACCGCAGCTTTGCGTCTGAAGAGTGCAGAGAAAACCGACGACAGGGTTCGTTTAATGGGCGAAATAATCTCGGGAATTCAGGTGATCAAAATGTATGCCTGGGAGTTGCCCTTTGAGCGGATAGTGTCATACGCCAGGCAGTTGGAAATCAATGCCCTTCGCCATAAAGCATACCTTATAGGTATCACCAGATCCttaatattctttgtttcgcGTACCTCCACTTTCATCAGTTTAATGGGTTTTGTGATACTTGGAAGTACTCTCACTCCACAAGTGGCCTTCTTGATCACAGCTTACTACAATATCCTTAAAATTACGCTGAGTAATTTGTTTGCTGCTGCCATAACTCAGACAGCAGATTACATGGTTTCCATAAGGCGGGTCCAGAACTTTTTGTTACTAGAAGAGACAACTGAATTGGACGCAGTGGTAGAACCAGAAAAGCTCGCCGGAGCGGAGAGATATATACCACACTCCGAAAAATCTTTTCAGAATAGTCCGTTAGATCCTCAACTCTCCATATCTGAGTTGAAAGCCAAATGGGACCGAAAGGCACCTGATTACACATTGGATGGAATAAACTTGAAGGCTAAGCCCGGAAGCTTAGTGGCAGTTGTGGGTCTCACTGGCTCGGGTAAGTCGAGTCTGATCCAGGCCATTCTCGGGGAACTGCCCGTCGAGGCAGGAGAGATCTTGAAAAGTGGATCCATATCGTATGCCGCCCAGGAACCGTGGCTCTTCTCCGGCACCGTGCGCCAGAACATCCTGTTTGGTCAGCCCATGGACCACCAAAGGTACTGGACAGTGGTGAAGCATTGCGCCCTGGAGCGGGACTTTGATCTTCTTCCACATAAGGACAAAACATACGTCGGAGATCGAGGAGCTTCCCTATCCGGAGGGCAGAAGGCGAGGATCAGTTTGGCAAGGGCCGTGTATCGGGAGGCCTCCATCTACCTCTTAGACGATCCCCTGAGTGCGGTGGACACTCATGTGGCTCGCCACCTCTTTGAGAAGTGTATCCGCGGCTACTTGCGCGACCGCATTGTTATCCTGGTCACACATCAATTACAGTTCCTTCAAAATGTCGACCAGATCCTGGTCATGGAGAAGGGGCAGGTGAATGCTGTGGGAACGTATCAGTCTCTCCGTGGAATGGGCCTAAATTTCGCTTCCTTGCTGGCCGATCCGGAAGGGGAAGAAGTGCGGGAGGCTGATGCTCCACCAAGTGGGGAGCTAAAGAGCGAAAAGGCAGAATCATCTCCTAACCTTGCCGCGGAATCTCGCCCAAAGGAACCCGAAGCGGAGCAGATGATTACCCAGGAGCGCCAAGAAGCGGGAAGAGTCGGACTGGAACTTTACGCCAAATACTTCAGGGCCAGCGGAGGATTCTTCGCCTTCTCCCTGATAATGGGCTATTGTTTACTCTCGCAGGTTGTGGCTTCCACAGGAGACTACTTCCTTAAATATTGGTGAGATATTTTCCAAGGATTCAAAAGGATAAATCTATCAGTAGTTAACAAATTTCAGGGTCGCCAAGAGGGGCACGTTAGTTGAAGCTGGAAACTACACAGTTGTGGCCGGAGTTCTGGAGTCGCAAATTTCTGTGTGGCTGAATGATTTGGGCTGCTCGGTGGTCCCAGAAACGGTGGTCACTTATATTTTCACATTGATCACAGCTCTGACCATTATATTGATAATATCCCGGTTCTTTGTGTTCTACAATGCGGCCATGAGGGCTTCCATTCGGCTGCACGAGTCCATGCTGCGGGGAGTCACTCGGGCCGCTATGTACTTCTTCCACACGAATCCGTCCGGACGAATCTTAAACCGATTTGCCAAGGACTTGGGGCAAGTGGACGAGGAGCTGCCTTCCAATATGGTGAATGTCATGCAGGTATTTCTGGATCTAGGAGGAATAGCCTTTATCATTGCCATTGTCAACCCAGTCTTCCTGCTACCAACGGTGGTAATCGGAATTATTTTCTATCATCTGCGAGCCTTTTACTTGAAGACATCGACGGATTTAAAACGCATTGAGGCAAtcagtaaatattttttgatataTGTACTTTTTATACTTTATTGGAAATGTGTGCTAAACGTTGTCCTTATCTCTCATTACAGCACGGTCTCCTGTCTACTCGCATGTGAATTCCACATTGACAGGGCTTTCCACAATTCGAGCCTTTGGAGCCCAGCGCATATTAGAAAAGGATTTCGATAGCTACCAGGACATGCACAGCTCAGCCTTCTATATGTTTATGAGCACATCCGCGGCTTTTGGATACTGGCTCGAAGTTCTTTGTGTTACCTACATAGCAGTCATTGCGCTcagtttctttatttttcctccGGCCAGTGGAAGTGATGTTGGCCTGGCCCTAACACAAGTGGGTGATATTTTAAGGCGAATCCCAATTTATAAACTTAATACCaaatgtatttatattttacagGCTATGGCAATTACAGGAATAGTCCAATGGGGAATGCGTCAGACTGCGGACTTGGAAAACACCATGACTGCAGTGGAGCGAGTGGTTGAGTATCAGGAAATTGAGCCAGAAGGTGAGCTTGAGGCACCTGCGGACAAGAAGCCTCCGAACTCATGGCCGGAGAAGGGAAAAATTGTCTTCGACGAGCTCAGTCTGCGCTACGTGCCCGATCCTAAGGCGGACAATATCCTGAAGTCTCTCAGCTTTGAGATTGAACCTCGTGAGAAAGTGGGCATAGTTGGACGCACCGGGGCGGGCAAGTCTTCACTGATCAACGCCCTCTTCCGCCTGTCCTACAATGATGGATCCATCATCATCGACAAGAGAGACACGAACGCGATGGGCCTCCATGATCTGAGGAGCAAGATCTCCATTATTCCCCAGGAGCCGGTGCTCTTCTCCGGTAGCATGCGTTACAACCTGGATCCCTTCGAGGAGTACAGCGATGAGAAGCTGTGGCGTTCTCTGGAGGAGGTGAAGCTGAAGGAAGTGGTGGCTGATCTGCCTAGCGGTCTGCAGAGCAAGATCACGGAGGGCGGGACCAATTTCAGCGTGGGTCAGAGGCAGTTGGTCTGCCTGGCCAGGGCCATTCTGCGGGAGAACCGCATCCTGGTGATGGACGAGGCCACGGCCAATGTGGATCCCCACACGGACGGCCTCATCCAGGCCACAATCAGGAACAAATTCAAGGAGTGCACTGTTCTTACGATAGCCCATCGCCTGCACACGATCATGGACTCGGACAAGGTATTGGTCATGGACGCCGGACGAGTGGTAGAGTTCGGTACTCCCTATGAGCTGCTGACGGAGGCAGACTCCAAGGTGTTCCACGAAATGGTGAAGCAGACGGGGCAGGCTACCTACGACGCTCTGCTCCAGATCGCACAAAGGGTACGATGTTTTCATCCACATtatcaaaaaaatgtttactaACCTCGAGTTCTTTTAACTATTTTTCAGTCCTTTGAAAGCGGAAAAAATCATCCGGAAGCATCGCCACTTAAGTTAAATTCCTAAAATTGTTAATAAAATCTGTAAAAAGAAGGGGTTATCTTTATTAATGTGGGTAGATGGCTTATGTTTTCCCTAAATTGGCTACACGTGTGAGTCAAGATAATGATAATGAAAACAATAACTTTATTGTGACTTCTCTTGGCATAAAAAAGAGCCAAAGTTAACCACattttctaaaattaaatgaaataaactcCCTTAATGCCTGACAAATGTTAGttgttttatttatgtgtaattttgaaattttgggACAGTCTGGGATTGAGGTTATCCGAGGTTGGCCTAATACCTGTGAGCACCTCCTGACATGATCAGATGCTGACAAAGGTTAGCTTCTGAGACTCATTCtatatgtaaaatattatacatatttatgataaaaactaaaattaaaaagaagcCAGTTGCTTAAAATATATTGCATATTTTTGATACCAActacaattttcaaaaacaaataaaagaagacCGTATTTGAGAGAGCATAAAAGTAATCTTTTCGGGTAATCTTTTTTGTTAAAGTCTCTGCCGACATGATAGATTACAATTTTTGGTTTCCGAGGGTTGCTTCAGTTGGTTTCTGGGCTCCCAAGCAAGCGGACGGTTCTTTCATTTCGAGATATTTGAAGAATAAGTTTCTAATTGTTCTAATTGAAGGTCAAGGTCGTTCAAAGTGTATAGATGACTTAATGAAATTCTTATGTGTGTAAAAATTGATAGATAATTAGTAATTAGCTAAAATGCAATCAGTAAATCCGAAAGATCTTCCGGAAAACCCTCGGGAACATTCCAATTTTATTGCCTCGGCTTGTTTCTGGTAATAATATTTCCTATTAGCTTTAAAATggttaatttaattaatgttTAATTTATGAACAAAGGCACACTATACCCACTTTTATCAAAGGACGAAAGCAGACATTAGGTCTTAATGATTTATACAAGGTCTTAAAAGAGCACAAGTCGGGTAAGTttcattattttatgtttattactTTTTATAATCACATAAAAAATCATAAGTACCCTTTTAATGACAGTCTGGGAGACAGTCTGGCAGACAGTCTGGCAAAGATTTGATATGATTATGTAGCATATCTTTATTTAACCCACttaaaatacatacaattaTCTCTTGTAGACACTTTGGGAAACCAATTCGGTATCCTATGGGATCAAGAAATCAAAACTTCAAAAGAGAAGCCCAACCTGTTGAGGGTTCTACTGCGGAAGTATGGCTGGTACTATGGACTTCTTGGTCTCGTGATGGTTTTCTTTGAGGTTGTTCTTCGAGGGATACAACCGCTTATCCTGCGAAGCCTTATTTATCAATACAGCCAGGATTCGGGCTCTAAAGGGGATGGAAATCTATACGCAGGCTGTCTAATTCTTTCCAGCATTTTAGGATCCATTTTATTACATCCATACTTGTTCGCAGTGTCACATATGTGTAAGAAAATAACTCTTCTTGGATAGACATTGGTTCTGTACTTATTGCTTTTAAAGGTTTCAAGATCCGCGTGGGCTTGAGCAGCTTGGTTTATAGAAAGGCTCTGCGGCTTAGCAAAGCATCCTTAAGGGACACCACCTCAGGACATGTGGTTAATCTGATATCCAACGACTTGGGTAAACTTGACGGCAAAGTCTATCAGGGTCACTATCTGTGGGTGGGTCCTTTGCAAACGATTCTAATCACTTATGTGATGTACCAGGAGGTAGGTCCGACCCATCTCTTTTAATCCACTGAAGCTTCaagttgttttattttttcagatTGGATTCGCTGCCGTACTTGGAGTGGCTTTTATTGTGCTCTTCATTCCTCTGAATCTATATGTGGGAAAAATATCCTCAAAGCTGAGGTTAAAGTCGGTCTTGCAAACCGACGAACGTGTTCGGGTTATGGGAGAGATCATTTCGGGCATCCAGGCGATTAAAATGTATGCCTGGGAGTTGCCCTTCGAGCGGATTGTGTCCTACATCCGCGAAAAGGAAGTAAATGTCAACCGAAGAAGGGACTTCATTACAGTTATCATCTACTCGTTGGCCATAATTGTGAGTCGTGTCTCTACCTTCCTCAGCTTGGTGGCTTACGCCATGATGGCCCCGGTTCTGACATCAGAAACAGCCTTCCTAATCATCTCTTATTACAACATCCTGCGGAATtcgatgtttgtttttttccccATGAGCATGACTGAGACGGCGGATTTCTGGGTTTCCCTCAAGCGAGTCCAAGACTTCTTGCAATTGGAAGAGATAGAACAAATAACTCAGAGTGAACCAGTGGATGACCCAGCAAAGGACGAGGTTGAGAGCGAAGAAATGACTTTACTTTCATCCAATTGGATTTCCTCCAAAAGGGTCAGCCCTTTGAAATCAGAGCTTTCTGTTTCGGGATTAACAGCCAAATGGGACCTAAAGACTCCAGAATTTACTCTGAATGGCATAAGCTTGCAGGTCAAGTCCGGAAACTTACTGGCAGTTGTGGGCCTCACTGGATCGGGTAAGTCCAGTCTGATCCAGGTCATTCTCGAGGAGCTGCCCATTATTTCTGGGAAGATCGAAAAAAGTGGATCCATATCGTATGCTGCCCAGGAGCCCTGGATCTTCTCCGGCACGGTGCGCCAAAATATCCTTTTTGGACAGCCCATGGACCACCAAAGGTATTGGAAGGTGGTGAAGGATTGCGCTCTCCAGCGTGACTTCGACCTGCTCCCCTTTAAAGACAAAACTATTGTTGGTGATCGAGGAGCTTCCCTGTCGGGAGGGCAGAAGGCGAGGATCAGCTTGGCCAGGGCAGTGTATCGGGAGGCCTCCATCTACCTGTTGGACGATCCACTTAGTGCGGTGGATACCCATGTGGCCCGCCACATCTTTGAGAAGTGCATCCGGGGATATCTGCGCGATCGTATCGTCATCCTGGTCACACATCAGTTGCAGTTTATTCAGCAATGCGATGAGGTCTTGGTGTTGGACAAGGGCCAAGCCATTGCTGCGGGCTCTTACGAATCTCTTCGTGACTTGGGAGTTGACTTTGCAACATTCCTGAAGCAAGTGGAGAGCCAAGGAAAGGAAAAGGAAGCTGAGGACGTCCCAAAGGAGCCTCCGCCATCGGAAATGCAAAGGAGTCAGAGTGAGAAATCTTTAAAATCGTTGGGGGATCCTTTTCTGGAGGATGAGTACAATAAACAGGACATGAGACAGGAGCAACAAGCCTCTGGCAATGTCGGACTGGACGTGTACATGAAGTACATAAAGGCTGGTGGAGGAGTTGGTGCTTTTTCGCTGATGTTTATGGCCTGGGCCATCTTCCAAGGACTTTCTTCTATGAGTGACTACTTCCTGACCCACTGGGTCAATCAGAACAAAGGCGATAATAATCTTGAGGCTTCCCAAGGAAAGCAGTATCCCTTCAGTGATTGGCTGGAGGCCTTAGGATTGTCGCTGGATCCCAAAAAGTTTGACGTCTTGGTGTATTCCTTGCTTATACTCCTAACTATTCTGGCTTATATTATTGCCATAATGATGCTATTTAGGTGCACTATATCGGCGTCTGTTAGGATGCATAATTCCATGTACAATTCGATTTCGCGGGCCTCCATGTATTTTTTCAACACGAATCCCTCTGGCCGGATTATCAATAGATTTTCCAAGGACTTGGTGCAGATAGCTGAGCTCCTACCCAACGCTGTGCTCGACCTCTTGGAGAGTTTCTTTGCCCTACTTGGAGTTTCAATCATTATAGCAATTGTGAATCCCATTCTTCTCATTCCGACCATCATCCTAACCTTCATTTTCTATCAGCTTcgcatattttatttgaaaaccTCTCGAGACTTGAAACGAATTGAGGCCATAAGTAAGTGTGGACTTAAatctaaatatttcaaaaatattttatatcttGACTCCTCAGCTCGATCACCCGTCTACTCCCATGTCACGGCATCCCTCTCTGGCTTGGCCACCATCCGGGCCTTTGAGTCCAGGCACCTCCTGGAACAGGAATTCGATACCTGTCAGGACATGCACAGCTCAGCCTTCTACATGCTCCTGAGCTGCTCCCGTGCCTTTGCCAATTGGCTGGACTTTTCCTGCTCACTTTTCGTAGGCATTGTAACACTCAGTTTCTCCTTTTTTCCACCTGAAAATGGATCTCTGGTTGGACTGGCCATAACCCAGGTGGGAATCAATAACCTCTTGAGAAACTCGAACTAATCTGTACATTTTAAACAGGCCATGATCTTAATAGGTTATGTGCAGTGGGGATTGCGCCAATCCGCGGAAGTGGAGAACACTATGACCGCCGTGGAACGAGTGGTTGAGTATGACGACCTTGCGCCGGAGGGTGAGCTAGAGGCACCTGCGGACAAGAAGCCTCCGAAGTCATGGCCAGAGGAGGGAAACATTGTCTTCGACGAGCTCAGTCTGCGCTACGTGCCCGATCCTAAGGCGGACAACATCCTGAAGTCTCTCAGCTTTGAGATTAAACCTCGCCAGAAGGTAGGAATCGTTGGACGCACCGGGGCGGGCAAGTCTTCACTGATCAACGCCCTCTTCCGCCTGTCCTACAACGACGGATCCATCCTAATCGACAAAAGAGAGACGAACGCGATGGGTCTTCATGATCTGAGGAGCAAGATCTCCATTATTCCCCAGGAACCGGTGCTTTTCTCTGGTAGTATACGTTACAATCTGGACCCCTTTGAGGAGTACAGCGATGAGAAGCTGTGGCGTTCCCTGGAGGAGGTGAAGCTGAAGGAAGTGGTGGCTGATCTGCCCAGTGGCCTGCAGAGCAAGATCTCGGAGGGCGGGACCAATTTCAGCGTGGGTCAGAGGCAGTTGGTCTGCCTGGCCAGGGCCATTTTGCGGGAGAACCGCATCCTGGTGATGGACGAGGCTACGGCCAATGTGGATCCCCAGACGGACGCATTCATTCAGGCCACGATCCGTAACAAGTTCAAGGAGTGCACTGTTCTCACGATAGCCCATCGCCTGCACACGATCATGGACTCGGACAAGGTATTGGTCATGGACGCCGGACGAGTGGTAGAGTTCGGTACTCCCTATGAGCTGCTGACGGAGGCAGACTCCAAGGTGTTCCATGGCATGGTGAAGCAGACGGGGCAGGTTACCTACGACCAACTGCTGGAGATCGCTCGAAC includes these proteins:
- the LOC26514326 gene encoding probable multidrug resistance-associated protein lethal(2)03659, which translates into the protein MQSVNPKDLPENPREHSNFIASACFWHTIPTFIKGRKQTLGLNDLYKVLKEHKSDTLGNQFGILWDQEIKTSKEKPNLLRVLLRKYGWYYGLLGLVMVFFEVVLRGIQPLILRSLIYQYSQDSGSKGDGNLYAGCLILSSILGSILLHPYLFAVSHMCFKIRVGLSSLVYRKALRLSKASLRDTTSGHVVNLISNDLGKLDGKVYQGHYLWVGPLQTILITYVMYQEIGFAAVLGVAFIVLFIPLNLYVGKISSKLRLKSVLQTDERVRVMGEIISGIQAIKMYAWELPFERIVSYIREKEVNVNRRRDFITVIIYSLAIIVSRVSTFLSLVAYAMMAPVLTSETAFLIISYYNILRNSMFVFFPMSMTETADFWVSLKRVQDFLQLEEIEQITQSEPVDDPAKDEVESEEMTLLSSNWISSKRVSPLKSELSVSGLTAKWDLKTPEFTLNGISLQVKSGNLLAVVGLTGSGKSSLIQVILEELPIISGKIEKSGSISYAAQEPWIFSGTVRQNILFGQPMDHQRYWKVVKDCALQRDFDLLPFKDKTIVGDRGASLSGGQKARISLARAVYREASIYLLDDPLSAVDTHVARHIFEKCIRGYLRDRIVILVTHQLQFIQQCDEVLVLDKGQAIAAGSYESLRDLGVDFATFLKQVESQGKEKEAEDVPKEPPPSEMQRSQSEKSLKSLGDPFLEDEYNKQDMRQEQQASGNVGLDVYMKYIKAGGGVGAFSLMFMAWAIFQGLSSMSDYFLTHWVNQNKGDNNLEASQGKQYPFSDWLEALGLSLDPKKFDVLVYSLLILLTILAYIIAIMMLFRCTISASVRMHNSMYNSISRASMYFFNTNPSGRIINRFSKDLVQIAELLPNAVLDLLESFFALLGVSIIIAIVNPILLIPTIILTFIFYQLRIFYLKTSRDLKRIEAITRSPVYSHVTASLSGLATIRAFESRHLLEQEFDTCQDMHSSAFYMLLSCSRAFANWLDFSCSLFVGIVTLSFSFFPPENGSLVGLAITQAMILIGYVQWGLRQSAEVENTMTAVERVVEYDDLAPEGELEAPADKKPPKSWPEEGNIVFDELSLRYVPDPKADNILKSLSFEIKPRQKVGIVGRTGAGKSSLINALFRLSYNDGSILIDKRETNAMGLHDLRSKISIIPQEPVLFSGSIRYNLDPFEEYSDEKLWRSLEEVKLKEVVADLPSGLQSKISEGGTNFSVGQRQLVCLARAILRENRILVMDEATANVDPQTDAFIQATIRNKFKECTVLTIAHRLHTIMDSDKVLVMDAGRVVEFGTPYELLTEADSKVFHGMVKQTGQVTYDQLLEIARTTHSV